Below is a genomic region from Trueperaceae bacterium.
CGGCGCGAACGCCCACGCGAGCAGCAACGCCGACGCCGCCAGCGAAGCGCTCACCGCGAAGCGCATCGCGATGCGGAAGTTCGCCGCGACGGCGCCTGGATCGAAGCGCCCCGCCCAGCGCAGCAGGGCGGTGGACGCTGCGGCGGCGCCGACGACCACGATCGCGCCCGCGCCGACGCCCAGGTCGCCGGTCACGTCGGCTGCGAGCACGAGCGCGCCCGCTGCGAGCGACGCCGCTGCGGCGCGCAGTGCGCGCGGGGCGCCCCAGCGCACCGGCAACGTCCGGTCGCCGCGCGCCGCGTCCTCGCGCACCTGGTACGCCTGCGTCACGACGTACAGCCCCGCGACGAGGAGGGCGGTGACCGCCATGCGGGCGGCGTTCCACGGGGTGGTCAGCCCCGCCAGGCCGGCGACCGTGGCCCACCCCAGCGCGAACCCGAGCGCCCCCTGGCCCAGCGCGATCGCCGTCATGGCGAGCCTCGGGTCGCGCTTGAGGCGGATTGCGGGGTGCGAGTACGCGGTGAAGACGGCGAACAGCGCCGCCCACGACCCCAGGAAGGCCGCGCCGACCCCCGCGGCGAGGGCCAGGCCGACCGCCTGCACCGCCAGCGAGAACGGCCTCAGCCCCGCGTCGACGGCCGGAGGGCGGAGCATCCCGCCGACCGGTCCGGTATCGCGGTCGTAGAACGAGTTGAAGGCGGTCGTCCCGCCGTACAGGAACACGTGCAGCGACGCCCACGCCAGCGCCAGGCGTCCCGGCTCGACCGGCGCGCCGGTCTCGCGCAGGGCGGCGACCACCCCGAACCCCCAGATGGGCGTCAGGATCGCGTTGAACGGGAGCCGCAGGTGCCGCAGCCACGGGTGCCGAACCGGGCGGAAGGGCGTGCGCGCCATGCGGGCAGGGTTACACGCTTCGCGGTCCGCCCGCCAGGCGCCGCATGGTGAACGCCCGCGCCAACAGCGGTGCGGTCGGGCCCCGCAGCGCCGCGGCGAGCGCCGCGTCGCGGAGCCCCGGCGCGCCGGTCGGGCGCCCCAGGCGCAGGTTCACCTCCGCGCGGAGTCGCGCCCGCTGGGCGCGCGCGGTCTGCCGGTGGGCGTACGTCGCCATCGCCTCGGCGCGCGTGGCGCGCCCCTCGCGGTGGTCGCGCCAGGCGTCCAGCAGCGCGTCGGCGCCCAACCAGCCGAGCGTCATGCCCTGCCCCCCGAGCGGGGGCACGACGTGGGCGGCGTCCCCCGCCAACCAGGTGCGGCCGCGCGCCATGGGGGCGGCGCGGCGCGCCTCGACGCCGAACGACGAGCGCATCGTCGCGGCGCCGGGATCGAGCCGGACCCCCATCCGCTCGGCCACGAGGCGCGCCAGGTGGGCCGCGTCCGCCGCGGCGGGGACCGCTGTGCGCGCCACCCATCGGCGGACGCCGCCCGGCAGGGGGAACGCCTCGACGACCCCGTCCGCCGCGAGGTGGATCCACGCCTCGTCGGCGGGGAGGGCGCCCAGCGCGTCGGGCCACGCCTCCGCGGCCTGCGGCAGGTCGATCATGAGGTAGCGGTCCTCGAACGCACGCCCGACGCGACGCCCGGCGACCCAGCGTTCCGCGCCGCTGCGCGCCCCGGTGCAGGCCACCACGTCGCGGGCGCGCACCTCGAGCGTCCCCCCGCCGCGCGCGTCGGTCGCCTCCAGCGTGACGCCGGCGGCGTCCTCGCGGCGGCCGCGCACCTCGACCCCGCGCCGCACCGCGCCGGGCGCCAGCGCCTCCAGGTGCTCGAGGAGGACCCCTTCGGTGGCGTGCTGCGGGGCGGTCAGGACGAACGGCCAGGGGCCGGGCAGGTGCGCGTCGAACGCGACCGTCCCCAGCCGCCGCAGCCCCCGCCCGGGGGCGCCCGCGCCGCCGTGCCCTCGCCGGACGGGGACGCCGGCCGCGACGAGCGGCGCCGCCGCCCCGACCTGCGCGAGGGCCTCGAGCCCGGGGGGGTGGATCCCGATGGCGCGGGTGTGGGTCGGAGGCTCGAGCCGGCGTTCGAGGACGACGACGGACGCCCCGGCGTGCGCGAGGCGGGCGGCGAGGTACGCCCCGGTCGCGCCCGCCCCAACGATCGCGACGTCGACGTCGGGTTCGGCGTCCCTCACGGCGTCGACGCCTCGCGTAGGACCCGCAGCCGGAAGGCCCCGCGGCGCGCCGCCCGCGCGCCGGGGGGCAGGTGCGGGGCGAGCTCGTCCGGGCGCCAGGCGCGACGGATGGAGCGCCGCCCGTCGACGGCGACGAACGACCCGCGGAAGGGGAGGGCGAACACCGCGAACGCCGGCAGCGCCCACGGCGTGCGGAACAGGTCGTCGTGCAGCACCGCCCGCACCGCCAACGCGTCGGTCGCCGTCAGGAACGACGCCAGCTCGTCCTCGGGGAGGTGGTGCAGGACGTGGTTCGAGACGACCAGGTCGAAGTGGCGCCCGGCGGCGAGGAGGTCGGGGACGTCCTCGCCCGGCCGGTCGCCGGCGTACGTCACGCCGGCGGGGGTGGGGCGGGCGCGGGCGAACGCCAACGCGCGCGGGTCGCGATCGATCGCGGTGATCGCGAGCGGCACCCCGTCGTCCGCCGCCCACCGCGCCAGCCGGCGGGCGACGTCACCGCCGCCGCAGCCGACGTCCAGGAGCGTCGCGACGCCCGCCTCCCTTGCCGCGGCGCGCGCGTGCGGGCGCAGCACCGTCCGCCACGCGCGACGCCAGCCGGACAGCAGGTCGTTGAGGATCCCGAACTGCGCGAAGGTGCGCGTCAGGCGCACGGGGTCGCACGTCGGGTCGTCCATGCGTTCGCGCAGGTCGTGCGCGCGGGGGAGCCGGTCGCGGCGCACGACGCTCACGCGAACGTCAGGAGGCCACTCGCGACGGTCAGGCCGGGCCCGAACGCCATCGCGATCACCGGCTCGCCGGGCGGGCCCGGCTCGCGCAGCAACGCCGCGAGGACGAACATCACCGTCGCGCTCGACATGTTGCCGTAGCGCGCCAGCACGCCGCGCGACGCGGCGAGCGCCGCATCGGGGAGTTCGAGGCCGTCCGCCAGCTTGTCGAGGATCGC
It encodes:
- a CDS encoding UbiA family prenyltransferase, coding for MARTPFRPVRHPWLRHLRLPFNAILTPIWGFGVVAALRETGAPVEPGRLALAWASLHVFLYGGTTAFNSFYDRDTGPVGGMLRPPAVDAGLRPFSLAVQAVGLALAAGVGAAFLGSWAALFAVFTAYSHPAIRLKRDPRLAMTAIALGQGALGFALGWATVAGLAGLTTPWNAARMAVTALLVAGLYVVTQAYQVREDAARGDRTLPVRWGAPRALRAAAASLAAGALVLAADVTGDLGVGAGAIVVVGAAAASTALLRWAGRFDPGAVAANFRIAMRFAVSASLAASALLLAWAFAP
- a CDS encoding FAD-dependent oxidoreductase yields the protein MRDAEPDVDVAIVGAGATGAYLAARLAHAGASVVVLERRLEPPTHTRAIGIHPPGLEALAQVGAAAPLVAAGVPVRRGHGGAGAPGRGLRRLGTVAFDAHLPGPWPFVLTAPQHATEGVLLEHLEALAPGAVRRGVEVRGRREDAAGVTLEATDARGGGTLEVRARDVVACTGARSGAERWVAGRRVGRAFEDRYLMIDLPQAAEAWPDALGALPADEAWIHLAADGVVEAFPLPGGVRRWVARTAVPAAADAAHLARLVAERMGVRLDPGAATMRSSFGVEARRAAPMARGRTWLAGDAAHVVPPLGGQGMTLGWLGADALLDAWRDHREGRATRAEAMATYAHRQTARAQRARLRAEVNLRLGRPTGAPGLRDAALAAALRGPTAPLLARAFTMRRLAGGPRSV
- a CDS encoding methyltransferase domain-containing protein — translated: MSVVRRDRLPRAHDLRERMDDPTCDPVRLTRTFAQFGILNDLLSGWRRAWRTVLRPHARAAAREAGVATLLDVGCGGGDVARRLARWAADDGVPLAITAIDRDPRALAFARARPTPAGVTYAGDRPGEDVPDLLAAGRHFDLVVSNHVLHHLPEDELASFLTATDALAVRAVLHDDLFRTPWALPAFAVFALPFRGSFVAVDGRRSIRRAWRPDELAPHLPPGARAARRGAFRLRVLREASTP